Proteins found in one Paenibacillus borealis genomic segment:
- a CDS encoding Ger(x)C family spore germination protein has protein sequence MNKCLPRSLALFILLAVAAPLLSGCWDQVEIEDRALVLGLSIDKVSAEEAQQEEKVTHIRNDNLPAEMITVTAQIAVPGRVPLGPGSGGSSSDGKVSPVWVVSVRGISLDDAMNNLQQQIADPRYLVHLRIIIISEDIARGNLEELNDYLRRNPEIRRRTWLLVSEGRASDFMDVNPPLQRVPTLYILSMMEKSVSSGKFPRDYIGTFWSAHTKWGQSAYLPYVALRNKDNILIKGLAYFSGGKLVNKTEPIEIGGFMAMQGMDPGGYSTLFKTKELGIVMTKINERFTRTRSTIKNGKPHLSYQVFLEGDLDEHYGSNIPVNSSGKLREIERDFEEQIQSVLTGLVKKTQKDHSDIFGMGEMIRSHHPAYWKEHIHDKSDWENLYSSIDVDIKMSLHIRRVGLKDQ, from the coding sequence ATGAACAAATGTCTTCCGCGTTCCCTCGCCCTATTCATCCTGCTGGCTGTCGCCGCCCCTCTGCTCAGCGGATGCTGGGATCAGGTTGAGATTGAAGACCGGGCACTTGTACTCGGTTTGTCCATTGACAAGGTGTCCGCAGAGGAGGCGCAACAGGAAGAGAAGGTCACCCATATCCGCAATGACAATCTGCCGGCAGAAATGATCACTGTCACCGCACAGATTGCTGTCCCCGGCAGAGTCCCCCTTGGCCCCGGCAGCGGCGGGAGTTCCAGCGACGGCAAGGTCAGCCCGGTATGGGTAGTCAGCGTACGCGGAATATCGCTCGACGATGCCATGAACAATCTGCAGCAGCAGATCGCCGATCCGCGTTATCTGGTTCATCTGCGGATCATTATCATCAGTGAGGATATCGCCCGGGGCAATCTCGAAGAACTCAATGATTATCTGCGTCGCAATCCTGAAATCCGGCGCAGAACCTGGCTGCTCGTATCCGAAGGCAGAGCTTCAGATTTCATGGATGTAAATCCGCCGCTGCAGCGCGTGCCTACGCTCTATATTTTATCCATGATGGAGAAATCGGTCTCCTCCGGGAAATTCCCGCGCGATTATATCGGCACCTTCTGGTCAGCCCATACCAAATGGGGGCAAAGCGCCTATCTCCCCTATGTCGCCCTGCGGAACAAAGATAATATCCTGATCAAGGGACTGGCCTATTTCAGCGGCGGCAAGCTGGTCAACAAGACTGAACCGATTGAAATCGGGGGATTTATGGCGATGCAGGGGATGGACCCCGGCGGATACTCCACTCTTTTCAAAACAAAGGAGCTGGGTATCGTCATGACCAAGATTAATGAGCGCTTTACCCGGACACGAAGCACCATTAAGAACGGCAAACCGCATTTGTCCTATCAGGTATTCCTCGAGGGCGATCTGGATGAGCATTACGGCAGCAACATTCCGGTTAACTCATCCGGTAAACTGCGTGAGATTGAACGGGATTTCGAGGAACAGATTCAGAGTGTGCTGACCGGACTGGTTAAGAAAACCCAGAAAGATCACTCCGATATTTTTGGCATGGGGGAAATGATCCGCAGTCACCATCCCGCTTACTGGAAGGAGCATATCCACGACAAAAGCGACTGGGAGAACCTGTACAGCAGCATTGACGTAGACATTAAGATGAGCCTTCATATCCGCAGAGTCGGACTTAAAGACCAGTAG
- a CDS encoding RluA family pseudouridine synthase, with protein sequence MNTRRNPKEGSKRGVKPAAASKAQPKSGTRNQGNKTPNHKPGARSGAPAKTTAQLKSYTVSEPAELLPYLLKTITNKGRNAVKSMLSRGQISVNGKPVTQHNHQLHPGQTVTIDQEKHAEAKEMLGLTIVHEDDDIIVIQKDAGLLSIATGEDNELTAYRQLMEHVRLTNPKNRVFVVHRLDRDTSGVMMFAKSEPIQQALQNSWKETVKERSYVALVEGAVKKPEGTISSWLKETSTLKMYSSPHEGDGLHAVTRYKLIQANRHFSLLEVHLETGRKNQIRVHMSDIGHPIAGDKKYGAETKAVGRLGLHARVLSFVHPTTGEVLTFESPIPKTFLKYTAPAPTN encoded by the coding sequence ATGAATACAAGACGAAATCCCAAAGAGGGCTCCAAGCGGGGCGTGAAGCCCGCAGCAGCTTCCAAGGCACAGCCCAAATCAGGAACCAGAAATCAGGGGAACAAGACCCCTAACCATAAACCGGGCGCTAGATCCGGGGCACCTGCCAAAACAACGGCTCAGTTAAAATCTTATACGGTGTCCGAGCCCGCAGAGCTGCTGCCTTATCTGCTGAAGACAATTACGAACAAGGGCCGGAATGCGGTCAAATCCATGCTGTCCCGGGGACAGATTTCGGTGAACGGCAAGCCGGTAACCCAGCATAATCATCAGCTCCATCCCGGCCAGACCGTGACGATTGATCAGGAGAAGCATGCGGAAGCCAAAGAAATGCTCGGACTGACCATCGTCCATGAGGATGATGATATCATTGTCATTCAGAAGGATGCCGGACTGCTGTCGATTGCTACCGGAGAAGACAATGAACTGACGGCTTACCGCCAATTGATGGAGCATGTGCGTCTGACGAATCCGAAGAACCGCGTCTTTGTGGTCCACCGGCTGGACCGCGATACCTCTGGAGTCATGATGTTTGCCAAAAGCGAGCCGATTCAGCAGGCCCTGCAGAACAGCTGGAAAGAGACTGTCAAGGAACGTTCCTACGTAGCTCTGGTGGAAGGCGCAGTCAAGAAACCGGAAGGCACTATCAGTTCATGGCTGAAGGAGACCTCTACGCTGAAGATGTACTCCAGTCCGCATGAAGGGGACGGGCTGCACGCCGTAACCCGCTATAAGCTGATTCAGGCCAACCGGCATTTCTCCCTGCTGGAAGTGCATCTGGAGACCGGACGGAAGAACCAGATCCGTGTACACATGTCAGACATCGGGCATCCGATCGCCGGCGACAAGAAATACGGCGCAGAGACCAAAGCGGTGGGCCGTCTCGGCCTGCATGCCCGTGTGCTCTCGTTCGTTCATCCGACTACAGGAGAAGTCTTGACCTTTGAGAGTCCGATTCCAAAGACATTCCTGAAGTATACTGCACCTGCCCCGACGAACTGA
- a CDS encoding transporter substrate-binding domain-containing protein: MRKGMKWAVSFMAAGLLLVGLTACGNSDNKENSAGSASSKFASIEQLKKDGKVRIGVFADKPPFGYVDADGKNQGFDVYIAKRFAKDLLGDESKAEFVLVDAASRVAYLESNKVDIIMANFTVTDERKEKVDFANPYMKLSFGIVSPDSAPITSIDQLKVKGQKLIVAKGTTAETYFTKEYPDIELLKFDQYTEIFAALKDGRGAAIANDNTELIAWAKSNPGFTVSIPAFGGQDTIAPAVAKGNTELLNWINTELETLGKEKFIHQAYNDTLNEVYGEGYTDELVVEGGKVE; the protein is encoded by the coding sequence ATGAGAAAAGGGATGAAATGGGCAGTATCATTTATGGCAGCGGGTTTATTGCTGGTGGGCTTAACCGCTTGCGGTAATTCGGATAACAAGGAGAATAGTGCGGGATCGGCATCCTCCAAGTTTGCTTCCATCGAACAGCTGAAGAAGGACGGCAAGGTCCGGATAGGTGTTTTCGCGGATAAACCGCCATTTGGATATGTGGATGCTGACGGCAAGAACCAGGGATTTGATGTATATATCGCCAAAAGATTTGCTAAGGATCTGCTCGGGGATGAATCCAAGGCAGAATTCGTTCTGGTAGATGCGGCGAGCCGCGTTGCTTACCTGGAGTCGAACAAAGTAGATATCATTATGGCTAACTTCACCGTTACGGATGAAAGAAAAGAAAAAGTGGATTTTGCCAATCCGTATATGAAGCTGTCCTTCGGGATCGTATCTCCTGACAGTGCACCGATTACTTCGATTGACCAGCTGAAGGTGAAAGGCCAGAAGCTTATCGTTGCCAAAGGAACCACGGCTGAAACTTACTTCACCAAGGAGTACCCGGACATTGAGCTGCTGAAATTTGACCAGTACACAGAGATCTTTGCAGCACTTAAAGACGGACGCGGCGCGGCGATTGCCAACGATAACACCGAGCTGATCGCCTGGGCGAAGTCTAATCCCGGCTTCACTGTAAGCATCCCGGCGTTTGGTGGTCAGGATACGATTGCTCCAGCGGTAGCCAAAGGCAATACGGAGCTGCTGAACTGGATCAATACAGAGCTTGAGACTTTGGGCAAAGAGAAGTTCATTCATCAGGCCTATAACGATACATTAAATGAGGTCTATGGAGAAGGTTATACTGACGAGCTGGTAGTCGAAGGCGGCAAGGTAGAGTAA
- a CDS encoding amino acid ABC transporter permease, which translates to MNLDWEFIAESLPLYGDAMWLTLKLAFWAILFSLVLGLIFSVILYYKVKGISFIIQAYIELSRNTPLLVQLFFLYYGLPKVGLRMSEVTCAIVGLTFLGGSYMTEAFRGGMEAVSRTQVESGLSIGLSRTQLARYVILPQAFAISIPSLGANVIFLLKETSIVGAIALMDLMNVAKDLIGMHYKTAESLLLLVAAYLILVLPLSVVLSWLERKVRYAEFGD; encoded by the coding sequence ATGAATTTGGATTGGGAGTTTATCGCCGAGAGCCTGCCGCTGTATGGTGACGCGATGTGGCTGACCTTGAAGCTGGCCTTCTGGGCCATTCTGTTCTCGCTGGTGCTGGGCCTGATATTCAGCGTTATCCTGTACTACAAAGTGAAGGGCATCAGCTTCATCATTCAAGCTTATATCGAGCTGTCGAGGAATACCCCGCTGCTGGTACAGCTGTTCTTCCTATACTATGGATTGCCTAAGGTCGGTCTTCGGATGAGCGAGGTCACCTGTGCCATTGTCGGGCTGACCTTCCTGGGGGGAAGTTATATGACCGAGGCTTTCCGCGGCGGAATGGAAGCTGTAAGCAGGACACAGGTGGAGTCGGGACTTAGCATCGGATTATCCCGGACCCAGCTTGCCAGGTATGTTATTCTTCCGCAGGCCTTTGCCATCAGCATTCCTTCACTGGGAGCGAATGTGATCTTCCTGCTCAAGGAAACCTCCATTGTCGGAGCGATCGCCTTAATGGACCTGATGAACGTGGCGAAGGATCTGATCGGCATGCATTACAAAACAGCGGAATCCCTGCTGCTGCTGGTAGCCGCTTATCTCATTCTGGTGCTTCCTCTGTCGGTTGTGCTGAGCTGGCTGGAAAGGAAGGTAAGATATGCAGAATTCGGGGATTGA
- a CDS encoding threonine synthase has protein sequence MSYSYLSHLECPQCGEHYSAEVVRQLCTCGSPLLVRYDLERLKTEWVKEELSNRNPDLWRYHELLPVVEKEHVVTLGEGMTPLLALPRLGEDYGISTLLMKDESLVPSGSFKARGAAVGVSKAKELGVTGLAMPTNGNAGAAWALYSARAGIEATIVMPQDAPKITRSEVALAGAKLYLVNGLISDAGAIVAREVADKGLYDASTLKEPYRIEGKKTMGLEIAEQLGWEMPDVILYPTGGGVGLIGIYKALQELQELGWVQGPLPRLVAVQADGCAPIVKAWEEKAERSQFWPDSVTAAFGINVPKALGDFLVLKAVYETDGVAIAVSDAEMSTEQEKIARLEGSFICPEGAAAFAAARKLAQSGWIQPEDRVVVLNTGAGIKYPDSVQTDPPLLEIGEFI, from the coding sequence ATGAGTTACAGCTATTTATCACATTTGGAGTGTCCGCAATGCGGAGAACATTATAGCGCTGAGGTCGTGCGCCAGCTCTGTACATGCGGATCGCCGCTGCTGGTGCGTTATGATCTGGAACGATTGAAGACGGAGTGGGTGAAAGAAGAATTGAGCAACCGGAATCCTGACTTATGGCGGTACCATGAGCTGCTTCCGGTAGTGGAGAAGGAGCATGTGGTCACTCTCGGGGAAGGAATGACGCCGCTGCTTGCGCTGCCGCGTCTCGGAGAAGATTATGGCATCTCTACTTTGCTAATGAAGGATGAGAGTCTGGTGCCGAGTGGCAGCTTCAAGGCGCGGGGGGCTGCGGTTGGTGTGTCCAAGGCGAAGGAGCTTGGCGTAACGGGGCTTGCTATGCCGACGAACGGCAATGCCGGAGCGGCATGGGCGCTCTATTCGGCGAGGGCTGGCATTGAGGCAACGATTGTGATGCCGCAGGACGCACCGAAGATTACGCGCAGCGAAGTGGCGCTTGCCGGCGCGAAGCTGTATCTGGTGAACGGCCTGATCAGCGACGCAGGTGCGATCGTGGCCCGGGAGGTGGCGGATAAGGGACTGTATGATGCTTCCACCCTGAAGGAGCCTTACCGCATCGAAGGCAAGAAGACGATGGGGCTGGAGATTGCCGAGCAGCTTGGCTGGGAAATGCCGGATGTCATCCTGTATCCTACCGGAGGCGGAGTCGGATTAATCGGCATTTACAAAGCGCTGCAGGAGCTGCAGGAGCTCGGCTGGGTGCAGGGTCCGCTGCCGCGGCTGGTTGCCGTGCAGGCCGATGGCTGCGCACCGATCGTCAAGGCCTGGGAAGAGAAGGCCGAACGTTCGCAGTTCTGGCCGGATTCCGTCACCGCCGCCTTCGGCATCAATGTGCCTAAGGCGCTGGGCGACTTCCTGGTGCTGAAGGCCGTCTATGAGACGGACGGCGTCGCCATTGCTGTCTCGGATGCAGAGATGAGCACCGAGCAGGAGAAGATCGCCCGGCTGGAAGGCTCGTTCATCTGCCCGGAAGGTGCCGCCGCCTTCGCCGCCGCGCGCAAGCTGGCGCAGTCCGGCTGGATCCAGCCGGAGGACCGGGTGGTCGTGCTGAACACAGGCGCGGGAATTAAGTATCCCGACTCCGTGCAGACCGATCCGCCGCTGCTGGAGATCGGGGAGTTTATCTAA
- a CDS encoding CLC_0170 family protein, which translates to MVRVLGSTAMILLISALLLLTIDSRIYSSRGWGREKKYALVLGWTYSVISLAILIGLVIYV; encoded by the coding sequence ATGGTGCGCGTGTTAGGAAGTACTGCAATGATTCTGTTAATCTCCGCCCTGCTGCTGCTCACTATTGACAGCCGTATTTACAGCAGCCGGGGATGGGGACGCGAGAAAAAATATGCTTTGGTTCTGGGCTGGACCTACAGCGTCATCTCCCTGGCTATCCTTATCGGGCTGGTGATTTATGTCTAG
- a CDS encoding spore germination protein — protein MQGWKDKYASYVHKQQQASPPEPAGRPLTGNLQGDLQELLARLGGNGDLVVRNFQLFGTHQAAMIFFSSLVNMEQVREHVLKPLMAPPAGQQEIPEPVADLIHYIWSTAVQVTQGNTAADISELPEAAVKGELILLIEGVPQALRMEMRQIDMRGVEQPQTEQVIRGPREGYVEKLENNLSLLRYRLQSTDFRIEISPIGTRTQSRVALCYIESIADSGLVAEALRRISMIDTDGILDAGYIEQFIEDQPLSPFPQVQSTERPDKTVAALLEGRVALLVDGSPFALIVPALFNQFFQTVDDYTERFIMGSLIRIIRLIALTFSLFFPALYVSVISFNPELMPTDFAVAISGGRAGVPFPAVLEVLIMEVSMEVLREATIRLPQMIGGALSIVGVLVIGQAAVGAGLASPITVVIVALTTIGSFATPAYNAAIALRMLRFPLIILAGMFGLYGVMIGTILILNHLLFLESFGVPYMSPYIPGKWRDLKDTLIRVPLWWMRRRPSFLHTRDNNRLPGSVPSIYTDQILRQEGEPSEQSPADHNAARSSRDQ, from the coding sequence ATGCAAGGCTGGAAAGATAAATATGCCTCTTATGTACACAAGCAGCAGCAGGCTTCTCCGCCGGAGCCGGCAGGACGTCCGCTCACAGGAAATCTGCAGGGAGATTTGCAGGAGCTGCTGGCCCGGCTTGGCGGTAACGGTGACCTCGTGGTCCGTAATTTCCAGCTTTTCGGAACGCATCAGGCCGCGATGATCTTCTTCTCTTCACTTGTAAATATGGAGCAGGTACGCGAGCATGTGCTGAAACCTTTGATGGCTCCGCCCGCCGGGCAGCAGGAAATTCCGGAACCCGTGGCTGACTTGATCCATTATATCTGGAGTACAGCCGTCCAAGTGACCCAGGGAAATACCGCCGCGGATATTTCCGAACTGCCGGAAGCCGCCGTGAAAGGTGAGCTGATCCTGCTGATCGAGGGTGTGCCGCAAGCCCTGCGCATGGAAATGCGCCAGATTGATATGCGCGGCGTAGAACAGCCGCAGACGGAGCAGGTGATCCGCGGGCCCCGTGAAGGTTACGTGGAGAAGCTGGAGAATAATCTCTCCCTCCTGCGCTACCGGCTCCAGAGCACAGATTTCCGGATTGAGATCAGTCCGATCGGAACCCGCACCCAGTCAAGGGTGGCACTCTGTTATATCGAGAGCATCGCGGACAGCGGACTCGTTGCCGAGGCGCTACGTAGAATCTCGATGATTGATACCGACGGAATTCTCGATGCCGGGTACATTGAGCAGTTCATCGAAGACCAGCCCTTATCTCCGTTCCCGCAGGTGCAGAGCACAGAGCGGCCGGACAAGACCGTTGCTGCTCTGCTGGAAGGGCGGGTGGCCCTCCTTGTCGACGGCTCTCCCTTTGCCCTGATCGTCCCGGCTCTGTTCAACCAGTTCTTTCAGACCGTGGATGACTACACGGAACGTTTCATTATGGGGAGCCTGATCCGCATCATCCGCCTGATCGCGCTGACTTTCTCACTTTTTTTCCCGGCGTTATATGTTTCTGTAATCTCGTTCAATCCTGAGTTAATGCCTACAGATTTCGCTGTGGCCATCTCGGGCGGAAGAGCGGGTGTACCGTTCCCCGCGGTTCTGGAGGTGCTGATCATGGAGGTATCCATGGAGGTGCTGCGTGAAGCTACGATCCGTCTGCCGCAGATGATCGGCGGTGCCTTATCCATTGTAGGCGTTCTCGTTATCGGCCAGGCGGCAGTAGGTGCCGGACTCGCCAGTCCGATTACCGTGGTGATTGTGGCGCTGACGACCATCGGCTCTTTTGCCACCCCCGCCTATAATGCTGCAATTGCCCTGCGGATGCTCAGATTTCCGCTGATTATACTGGCCGGAATGTTCGGTCTGTACGGTGTAATGATCGGTACGATTCTCATTCTGAACCATTTGCTGTTCCTGGAATCCTTCGGCGTTCCGTATATGTCCCCTTACATTCCCGGCAAATGGCGTGACCTGAAGGATACGCTGATCCGTGTGCCGCTGTGGTGGATGCGCCGGCGTCCGAGCTTCCTGCATACCAGGGATAACAACAGACTGCCCGGCAGTGTTCCTTCTATATATACAGATCAGATTCTCAGGCAGGAAGGTGAACCTAGTGAACAATCCCCGGCAGATCACAACGCTGCGCGCAGCAGCCGTGATCAGTAG
- a CDS encoding amino acid ABC transporter ATP-binding protein, which translates to MTNTGELLLEVQGLQKSFGERLVLNGIDLQVVKGEVTVILGPSGCGKSTLLRCLNGLEPVQGGRISYSGQDLAGPQVNWREVRQRIGMVFQNYELFPHMTVLDNILLGPLKVQKREPKEARQQAEQLLDRVGLLDRKDAYPRQLSGGQKQRIAIVRALCMNPEIMLFDEVTASLDPEMVREVLDVILGLAEQGMTMIIVTHEMGFAKSVGDRIVFMDQGSICEIAEPQQFFTQPATERAQHFLDIFQY; encoded by the coding sequence ATGACAAATACCGGCGAACTGTTGCTGGAGGTACAAGGCCTGCAGAAAAGCTTCGGAGAACGGCTGGTGCTAAACGGCATTGATCTGCAGGTGGTCAAAGGGGAAGTAACTGTAATTCTCGGCCCGTCCGGCTGCGGAAAAAGCACGCTCCTGCGATGTCTTAACGGCCTGGAGCCTGTGCAGGGCGGAAGAATCAGCTATAGCGGCCAGGATCTGGCCGGGCCGCAGGTGAATTGGCGGGAAGTGCGGCAGCGCATCGGGATGGTGTTTCAGAATTATGAGCTGTTCCCGCATATGACAGTGCTGGACAACATTCTGCTCGGACCTCTCAAGGTGCAGAAGCGGGAGCCGAAAGAAGCGCGGCAGCAGGCAGAACAGCTGCTGGACAGGGTGGGGCTGCTGGACCGCAAGGATGCCTATCCCCGGCAGCTGTCCGGAGGACAGAAGCAGCGGATTGCGATTGTACGGGCGTTATGTATGAACCCCGAGATCATGTTATTCGATGAAGTAACAGCTTCGCTCGATCCTGAAATGGTGCGCGAAGTGCTGGATGTTATTCTAGGGCTTGCCGAACAGGGCATGACGATGATTATCGTGACCCATGAAATGGGCTTTGCCAAGTCTGTAGGTGACCGGATCGTATTTATGGATCAGGGCAGCATTTGTGAGATCGCGGAGCCGCAGCAATTTTTCACCCAACCAGCGACAGAGCGTGCACAGCACTTTCTGGATATATTTCAGTATTAA
- a CDS encoding GerAB/ArcD/ProY family transporter — protein MNNPRQITTLRAAAVISSTIIGVGILSFPRYMTAAGNSSAPFIAVCGVAFSFISYWLLVSLCQRFPRESLFVFSRRLIGRPLAAVFTAVLLILFIVLTGLTVRQFGDVATTVLYKKTPIEATIFLMLFVCLLSSRRNIVKFSYIHFFYLPLIVGSIAFTVLISLKSVDLLNLQPVLMPPTPVFWKGVRDASYLFQSSFVVVLLIPFMEKPKQAVRAGALAITMSGAVYVLIVIASLGMFGAEETKLLIYPTLEMARSAAFGEGFLERLDAIFIIIWVISVYTTVYTTYYISAYLLQNLFAFRDQRMTSSMLLPLMFIISLMPSNVFESYRWSLQLGEAGMILMFGYPLLLWLIYLIRRLTGKEASS, from the coding sequence GTGAACAATCCCCGGCAGATCACAACGCTGCGCGCAGCAGCCGTGATCAGTAGCACAATTATCGGTGTCGGAATTCTGAGCTTCCCCCGCTATATGACAGCAGCCGGCAACAGCAGCGCTCCGTTCATCGCGGTTTGCGGTGTGGCTTTCTCTTTTATCAGCTACTGGCTGCTGGTTTCCCTGTGCCAGCGTTTCCCCCGGGAGTCCCTGTTCGTCTTCAGCCGCCGCCTGATCGGACGGCCGCTTGCCGCTGTCTTCACAGCAGTGCTATTGATCCTGTTCATTGTGTTGACCGGACTCACCGTACGCCAGTTTGGAGATGTTGCAACAACGGTACTGTATAAAAAAACTCCGATCGAAGCGACGATCTTCCTGATGCTGTTCGTATGCCTGCTCTCTTCAAGACGCAACATCGTTAAGTTCTCCTATATCCATTTCTTTTACCTTCCGCTGATTGTCGGCTCTATAGCATTCACGGTTCTGATCTCGCTGAAAAGTGTTGATCTGCTTAATCTGCAGCCTGTTCTAATGCCCCCCACCCCTGTATTCTGGAAAGGCGTGAGAGATGCCAGCTATCTGTTTCAGAGCTCCTTCGTAGTGGTATTACTTATCCCTTTCATGGAAAAGCCAAAACAGGCCGTCCGCGCGGGAGCCCTGGCTATCACTATGTCCGGCGCCGTCTATGTGCTGATTGTAATCGCCTCATTAGGGATGTTTGGTGCCGAGGAAACCAAGCTTCTGATCTACCCCACGCTGGAAATGGCCCGCTCGGCAGCATTTGGCGAAGGATTTCTGGAACGGCTGGATGCTATCTTCATAATTATATGGGTCATTTCCGTCTACACGACGGTATATACCACCTATTATATATCGGCTTATCTGCTGCAGAATCTGTTTGCCTTCCGCGACCAGCGGATGACTTCAAGCATGCTGCTGCCGCTGATGTTCATTATCTCCCTGATGCCTTCCAATGTATTCGAATCCTACCGGTGGTCCCTTCAACTGGGCGAGGCAGGAATGATTCTGATGTTCGGTTATCCGCTGCTCCTGTGGCTGATCTACCTGATCCGCCGCCTTACCGGGAAGGAGGCTTCCTCATGA
- a CDS encoding amino acid ABC transporter permease produces the protein MQNSGIEVLFEGSNFERLLGGLLVTIEISFVSIVIGTVLGIVMGLLRTLNVKLLQALLRLYLEAFRIIPILVWLYVVHFSFTPLLNIDISGETTSILVFSLWGAAEIGDIVRGALQSMPKHQEESGAALGLSRVQLYRYILIPQAIRRMVPGAINLATRMIKTTSLVVLIGVIEVVKIGQQIIELGVIKAPTASFWVYGFIFILYFAVCFPLSRISRRVERRWQN, from the coding sequence ATGCAGAATTCGGGGATTGAGGTACTGTTTGAAGGCTCGAACTTCGAGCGTCTGCTCGGTGGTCTGCTGGTTACCATTGAAATTTCGTTTGTTTCCATTGTGATCGGGACGGTACTGGGCATAGTGATGGGGCTGCTGCGGACGCTGAACGTGAAGCTGCTGCAGGCATTGCTGCGGTTGTACCTGGAGGCTTTCCGGATCATACCGATCCTGGTCTGGCTCTACGTTGTGCATTTCAGCTTCACGCCCCTATTAAACATCGACATTAGTGGAGAGACCACCTCCATTCTGGTGTTCAGCCTGTGGGGAGCGGCCGAGATTGGCGACATTGTGCGGGGGGCGCTGCAGTCCATGCCGAAGCATCAGGAGGAATCGGGTGCGGCGCTGGGACTCAGCCGGGTGCAGCTGTACCGGTATATTCTTATTCCTCAGGCTATCCGCAGAATGGTGCCTGGCGCAATTAACCTGGCGACACGGATGATCAAGACCACCTCACTCGTTGTACTGATTGGAGTCATAGAGGTCGTGAAGATCGGGCAGCAGATCATTGAGCTTGGGGTGATCAAAGCGCCAACGGCATCATTTTGGGTGTATGGCTTTATTTTTATCCTGTACTTTGCCGTATGTTTTCCGTTGTCCCGTATTTCCCGGAGAGTGGAACGCAGATGGCAGAACTAG